The window tgggtctccttcaATACTCTatcacgttattcccaaataccgttggcgtactttaaaatattaaatcattagaaaatttttaacggggccttataATAAATGGGAAGATCTGGGTTTTTTTTATGCAACAGTAGTATGGGGGCTAGTGATGGACTCTCATCAGCAAGTTACTATCAAATTGTATCATCATTACATTGGGCAATACATTATGTGTACTTTTGTATATGCTAAATGTTCTTCTTTGGAGAGATTGGAGTTGTGGGATAATCTTTATTGTCTTGCAAGTGATATGGAGTTTCCTTGGATGGTAGGTGGAGattttaatatgttgcttcatGAAGATGAGAAGATAGGTGGGCGTCCAGTCCATCCTCCTGAGTATGAAGACTTTGATTTTTTTGTGAATTCAAGTGGGTTGTTTGATCTAGGCTACAAGGGCAGTCCCTTCACTTAGTGGAATGGAAAGCCAAATGTAGAATGTATTTCCAAGAGGTTGGATAGAATCCTTGTGAACTTTCCTTTCCATAATTTGTTTCCTACTATTGAAGTTGAACACCTCATTAGAACTGGCTCAGATCATGCTCCTTTGCTGATGAGTTGTGTTGAATTAATGTCTAATTATATTAAGCCTTTTAAGTTCTTAAACTTTTGGACTAAGCATGAGAATTTTAAAGAGGTTGTGAGGCAGAATTGGTTTGCAGACTTCCTTAGTGATCCTTTACTCACGTTCAAACAGAAATTGAAGAGGGTGAAGGATGCATTTTCTAAATGGAGCAAGGATATCTATGGATATATTTTCAAGCAACTTGAAATCAGGTAAGATATTGTAAGGGTGAAGGAGATGCTATTGGAAGAAGATCCAACTATGGAGAATAGAATTGTTTTACAAAAAGCTCAAGCTTAATTAAAGAGTTACCTAAGTATTGATGAGCAGTATTGGAAGCAGAAGGCTGGTATGACATGGTTCACTGAAGGAGACAAGAACACTAGATTTTTCACAGTCATGTAAATGGCAAGAGGTAGAAGCTACAGCTGAAAAGGATTCAAGAGTGTAATGGAGcatgggagcgtgt is drawn from Nicotiana tomentosiformis chromosome 12, ASM39032v3, whole genome shotgun sequence and contains these coding sequences:
- the LOC138902816 gene encoding uncharacterized protein, encoding MDSHQQVTIKLYHHYIGQYIMCTFVYAKCSSLERLELWDNLYCLASDMEFPWMVGGDFNMLLHEDEKIGGRPVHPPEYEDFDFFVNSSGLFDLGYKGIEHLIRTGSDHAPLLMSCVELMSNYIKPFKFLNFWTKHENFKEVVRQNWFADFLSDPLLTFKQKLKRVKDAFSKWSKDIYGYIFKQLEIRYSV